In one window of bacterium DNA:
- the rpsJ gene encoding 30S ribosomal protein S10: MNNKRIRIKLKSFDSRLLDKSVEEIVELARRSGVKIVGPIPLPTKKEIYTVLRSPHVNKNSREQFEIRIHKRLIDIMDSTARTVDSLGKLNLPAGVEVEMKLN; the protein is encoded by the coding sequence ATGAACAACAAAAGAATCCGTATAAAACTAAAATCTTTTGACAGCAGACTTCTGGATAAATCTGTGGAAGAGATAGTAGAACTTGCGAGAAGATCAGGCGTGAAAATTGTGGGACCTATTCCTCTACCTACTAAAAAAGAGATTTATACTGTACTAAGATCTCCTCATGTAAACAAAAACAGTAGAGAACAATTTGAAATTAGGATTCACAAAAGACTTATAGATATTATGGATTCAACTGCAAGGACAGTAGACTCTTTGGGAAAACTAAATTTGCCTGCTGGCGTAGAAGTTGAAATGAAACTTAATTGA